The following are encoded in a window of Kogia breviceps isolate mKogBre1 chromosome 10, mKogBre1 haplotype 1, whole genome shotgun sequence genomic DNA:
- the SEC22C gene encoding vesicle-trafficking protein SEC22c isoform X5 has translation MSMILFACVVRVRDGLPLSASTDFYHTQDFLECRRRLKTLALRLAQYPGRGSAEGLDFSIHFSSSRDVACMAICSRQCPAAMAFCFLETLWWEFTASYDTTCIGLASRPYAFLEFDSVIQKVKWHFNYVSSTQMESSLEKIQEELKFQPPVVLTLEDTDVANGVMNGHPQMHLEPAPNFRMEPVTALGILSLILNIMCAALNLIRGIHLAEHSLQTPKGPAGILVRNGKLASRTSGHPMALGTPGITAGAGLFIQGKSLMLIL, from the exons ATGTCCATGATCCTTTTTGCCTGTGTGGTTAGGGTGAGGGATGGACTGCCCCTCTCGGCCTCCACTGACTTTTACCACACCCAAGATTTTCTGGAATGCAGGAGACGGCTCAAGACTTTAGCCTTGCGACTGGCCCAGTATCCAGGTCGAGGCTCTGCAGAAGGACTTGACTTCAGTATCCA tttttcttcttcgAGGGATGTAGCCTGCATGGCTATCTGCTCCCGCCAGTGTCCAGCAGCCATGGCCTTCTGCTTCCTGGAGACCCTGTGGTGGGAATTCACAGCTTCCTATGACACCACCTGCATTGGCCTAGCCTCCAGGCCATACGCCTTTCTCGAATTTG ACAGTGTCATTCAGAAAGTGAAGTGGCATTTTAACTATGTAAGTTCCACCCAGATGGAGAGCAGCTTAGAAAAAATTCAGGAGGAGCTCAAGTTCCAGCCTCCAGTGGTTCTCACTCTGGAGGACACAGATGTGGCTAACGGGGTGATGAACGGTCACCCACAGATGCACTTGGAGCCTG CTCCTAATTTCCGAATGGAACCTGTGACAGCCCTGGGCATCCTCTCTCTTATTCTCAACATCATGTGCGCTGCTCTGAACCTCATTCGTGGAATTCACCTCGCAGAGCATTCTCTACAG ACGCCAAAGGGCCCTGCTGGGATATTGGTGAGAAATGGAAAACTTGCTTCAAGGACATCAGGCCACCCCATGGCCCTGGGGACTCCAGGAATCACTGCGGGGGCTGGACTGTTCATCCAGGGCAAAAGTTTGATGCTCATACTTTAA
- the SS18L2 gene encoding SS18-like protein 2 yields the protein MSVAFVPDWLRGKAEVNQETIQRLLEENDQLIRCIVEYQHKGRANECVQYQHVLHRNLIYLASIADANPTSASKSME from the exons ATGTCGGTGGCCTTCGTGCCGGACTGGCTGAGAGGCAAGGCGGAAGTCAATCAGGAGACGATCCAGCGG CTCCTGGAGGAGAATGATCAGTTGATCCGCTGTATTGTGGAATATCAGCACAAAGGCCGGGCGAATGAATGCGTCCA GTACCAGCATGTGTTACACAGAAATCTCATTTATTTGGCCAGCATCGCAGACGCCAACCCAACCAGTGCTTCAAAATCAATGGAATAA